Proteins co-encoded in one Streptomyces roseochromogenus subsp. oscitans DS 12.976 genomic window:
- a CDS encoding CBS domain-containing protein, whose translation MTTAKDIMHPGAQWIPRYETLDRAAQMMRDHGLGALPVSDPDNKDRMCGIITDRDIVVKCVAYGHDPAQMTCGDLCEGTPRWIDAGSDISEALREMESHQIKRLPVVENKRMIGMISETDIARHLSDDQLAEFVQRVYAA comes from the coding sequence ATGACGACTGCGAAGGACATCATGCACCCGGGTGCCCAGTGGATACCCAGGTACGAGACGTTGGACCGTGCGGCACAGATGATGCGGGACCACGGGCTGGGCGCGCTCCCGGTCAGCGACCCCGACAACAAGGACCGGATGTGCGGCATCATCACCGACCGCGACATCGTGGTGAAGTGTGTCGCCTATGGCCACGACCCCGCGCAGATGACCTGCGGTGACCTGTGCGAGGGCACCCCGCGCTGGATCGACGCCGGCTCCGACATCTCCGAGGCGCTGCGCGAGATGGAGAGCCACCAGATCAAGCGCCTCCCGGTGGTCGAGAACAAGCGAATGATCGGGATGATCAGCGAGACCGACATCGCCCGGCACCTCTCCGACGACCAGCTCGCGGAGTTCGTGCAGCGCGTGTACGCAGCGTGA
- a CDS encoding CapA family protein: MSGGVVTLFLCGDVMLGRGVDQILPHPGHPVLREGYVTDARSYVELAEAVSGPIPAPVDPAWPWGEALRVLERAAPDTRIVNLETAVTRSDAFAPGKAVHYRMHPANLPALAVARPDVCVLANNHVLDFGRPGLAETLDSLAGAGLRTAGAGRDADEAYAPAEVPVGPGRRILVFALGTLSSGVPPDWAASTDWPGVAYARELSSEAAEAALQRVRRVRRPGDIVVVSVHWGSNWGYLVPRDQKRFAHALIDGGVDIVHGHSSHHPRPVELYRDRLILYGCGDFIDDYEGISGYEEYRDDLRLGYLVSVAADTGCPTGLRMFPLRARRMRLETAADEDRAWLRTTLDRISKGVHIDVDADGMLSLVPQAAAPGPEPRR; encoded by the coding sequence ATGAGCGGCGGCGTGGTGACGCTGTTCCTGTGCGGCGACGTCATGCTCGGGCGCGGCGTAGACCAGATCCTCCCGCACCCCGGACATCCGGTGCTGCGCGAGGGGTACGTCACGGACGCCCGGTCGTACGTGGAGCTGGCCGAGGCGGTCAGCGGTCCGATTCCCGCGCCTGTCGACCCCGCCTGGCCATGGGGCGAGGCGCTGCGGGTGCTGGAGCGGGCCGCCCCGGACACCCGGATCGTGAATCTGGAAACGGCGGTCACACGCAGTGACGCGTTCGCGCCGGGCAAGGCGGTCCACTACCGGATGCACCCGGCCAACCTGCCCGCCCTGGCGGTGGCGCGCCCCGACGTGTGCGTGCTGGCCAACAACCATGTGCTGGACTTCGGCCGGCCGGGCCTGGCGGAAACGCTCGACTCGCTCGCGGGCGCGGGGCTGCGGACCGCGGGCGCGGGACGGGACGCCGACGAAGCCTACGCACCCGCGGAGGTCCCCGTCGGCCCCGGCCGCCGCATCCTGGTCTTCGCCCTCGGCACGCTGTCCAGCGGCGTCCCGCCCGACTGGGCCGCGAGCACCGACTGGCCCGGCGTCGCCTACGCACGTGAGCTGTCATCGGAGGCTGCCGAGGCCGCCCTCCAGCGGGTGCGGCGGGTGAGACGACCGGGCGACATCGTGGTCGTGTCGGTGCACTGGGGCTCCAACTGGGGTTATCTCGTCCCCCGCGACCAGAAGCGCTTCGCGCACGCCCTGATCGACGGCGGCGTCGACATCGTCCACGGACACTCCTCGCACCATCCCCGCCCCGTCGAGCTGTACCGAGACCGCCTGATCCTCTACGGCTGCGGCGACTTCATCGACGACTACGAGGGCATCTCGGGCTACGAGGAGTACCGCGACGACCTCCGGCTCGGCTACCTCGTCTCGGTGGCGGCGGACACCGGGTGCCCGACCGGCCTGCGGATGTTCCCGCTGCGGGCACGCCGGATGCGGCTGGAGACCGCGGCGGACGAGGACCGCGCATGGCTGCGTACGACCCTCGACCGGATCAGTAAGGGCGTACACATCGACGTGGACGCCGACGGCATGCTCAGCCTCGTACCCCAGGCCGCCGCCCCCGGACCGGAGCCCCGCCGGTGA
- a CDS encoding dienelactone hydrolase family protein: protein MKSETVVVPADGAALPGDLVVPESAGAVVLFAHGSGSSRHSPRNQAVAAALREAALGTLLIDLLTEEEERRDVVTAEHRFDVALLGRRLVAAMEWLGDRPGTSELPVILFGASTGAAAALRAAAERPDRVLAVVSRGGRPDLAGDALPAVRAPVLLVVGGSDTEVLRLNEEAARQLQTPNTLRVIPGATHLFEEPGALEQVAETVREWCVECLGAASAE from the coding sequence ATGAAGTCCGAGACGGTTGTGGTGCCGGCCGACGGCGCCGCGCTCCCAGGTGATCTCGTGGTGCCGGAGTCCGCGGGTGCCGTGGTGCTGTTCGCGCACGGCAGCGGCAGTTCCCGGCACAGTCCGCGCAACCAGGCGGTCGCCGCGGCGTTGCGGGAGGCCGCGCTGGGCACCTTGCTGATCGATCTGCTCACCGAGGAGGAGGAACGCCGGGACGTCGTGACCGCCGAGCACCGCTTCGACGTCGCGCTGCTGGGGCGTCGTCTGGTGGCGGCCATGGAGTGGCTGGGCGACCGGCCCGGCACCAGTGAGCTGCCGGTCATCCTCTTCGGCGCGAGTACCGGCGCCGCCGCTGCCCTGCGGGCCGCCGCCGAGCGTCCCGACCGCGTCCTGGCCGTGGTCTCCCGGGGCGGACGGCCCGATCTGGCGGGCGACGCGCTGCCCGCCGTACGCGCACCCGTCCTGCTGGTCGTCGGCGGCAGTGACACCGAGGTGCTGCGGCTCAACGAGGAGGCCGCGCGACAGCTGCAGACCCCGAACACCCTGCGGGTGATCCCGGGAGCCACCCACCTCTTCGAGGAACCCGGCGCCCTGGAGCAGGTCGCGGAGACGGTGCGGGAATGGTGCGTGGAGTGTCTGGGCGCGGCATCGGCCGAGTAG
- a CDS encoding DUF2231 domain-containing protein, whose product MTLINGLPAHVLLVHVVVVLIPLAALALVAAALWPQAARRLGVLLPVLAFVALVSVPLTTNAGEWLERHVEEDALVRRHTELGDGLLPWALGLFVLAAVVWWAGRRAPAEPGQGGSGMRWSALPVRIIVGVLSLAVAVGAVVDVYRIGDSGAKAAWHDAYSKTATGSENGS is encoded by the coding sequence ATGACACTGATCAACGGTCTGCCCGCCCATGTCCTGCTGGTCCATGTGGTCGTCGTGCTGATACCGCTCGCCGCGCTGGCCCTGGTGGCGGCCGCGCTGTGGCCGCAGGCCGCCCGTCGGCTGGGCGTGCTGCTGCCTGTGCTGGCCTTCGTCGCCCTGGTCAGCGTGCCCCTGACCACGAACGCCGGTGAGTGGCTGGAACGGCATGTGGAGGAAGACGCGCTGGTACGTCGGCACACCGAATTGGGCGACGGTCTGCTGCCGTGGGCCCTGGGCCTGTTCGTGCTGGCGGCGGTCGTGTGGTGGGCGGGGCGGCGCGCACCTGCGGAGCCCGGACAGGGCGGCAGCGGCATGCGCTGGTCCGCCCTGCCGGTACGGATCATCGTCGGCGTACTCTCGCTGGCCGTCGCGGTGGGAGCCGTCGTGGACGTCTACCGGATCGGCGACTCCGGAGCGAAGGCCGCCTGGCACGACGCCTACTCGAAGACGGCGACCGGGTCAGAGAACGGCTCCTGA
- a CDS encoding alpha/beta hydrolase, translating into MRIGRVAPLFTVGITATLVAALAPAQASAAEPLNRFGTQKPAWQRCDASQPAALQCATIEVPLDYGRPGGKTIKLAISRMQTSVPGKRHGVILFNPGGPGGEGLDMPVMMKDAMPKKVLEQYDLIGFDPRGVGRSSPVTCGLKGAELNMEHAYRPATFSRDVAWARTVAEKCRARNGDRLPYITTRNTARDMDVIRAVLGEKKLSYLGYSYGTYLGAVYAQMFPQRTDRWVLDSAVDPARVWRGMIQVWAEGTEPAFTRWTKWTAQHDRTYHLGNTPAKVRKTFWNLIARADRSPIDDGGQKLTGDDIRAALRAEFFSPKYAAEAVMNLKKAADGHATPGRSLVPADPQGEPRPAASSTAQTPADNGSAAFWSVVCGDTAAWPHDPEQYRHDAIRNKAEYPVYGDFGSNITPCAFWNKPAEPVTAVNNDVGVLTVQNQWDPQTPLVSGLGMHRALKGSRMVYVQGGEGHGVYSGDPRACANIAVNSYLSTGTLPAKDVTCKVSGRQSPGVNQRIVPAPQHTPQAPRF; encoded by the coding sequence GTGCGGATAGGACGTGTGGCGCCCCTGTTCACCGTGGGGATCACGGCGACACTGGTCGCCGCCCTCGCTCCGGCGCAGGCATCCGCGGCGGAACCGCTGAACAGATTCGGGACCCAGAAGCCGGCGTGGCAGCGATGCGACGCCTCGCAGCCCGCCGCCTTACAGTGCGCGACGATCGAGGTCCCGCTCGACTACGGCCGCCCCGGCGGCAAGACGATCAAGCTGGCCATCTCCCGTATGCAGACCAGCGTCCCGGGCAAGCGGCACGGTGTGATCCTCTTCAACCCCGGCGGTCCGGGCGGCGAGGGCCTGGACATGCCGGTGATGATGAAGGACGCGATGCCCAAGAAGGTCCTGGAGCAGTACGACCTCATCGGGTTCGACCCGCGCGGTGTGGGCCGAAGCAGCCCCGTCACCTGCGGTCTCAAGGGTGCCGAGCTGAACATGGAACACGCCTACAGGCCGGCCACGTTCAGCCGTGACGTCGCATGGGCCCGCACCGTCGCCGAGAAGTGCCGTGCCAGGAACGGCGACAGGCTTCCGTACATCACCACCCGCAACACCGCCCGCGACATGGACGTCATCCGCGCGGTGCTGGGCGAGAAGAAGCTTTCCTACCTGGGCTACTCCTACGGCACATACCTTGGCGCCGTCTACGCGCAGATGTTCCCCCAGCGGACCGACCGCTGGGTGCTGGACAGTGCGGTCGACCCCGCCCGGGTGTGGCGTGGCATGATCCAGGTCTGGGCGGAGGGCACCGAGCCGGCGTTCACGCGCTGGACGAAGTGGACCGCGCAGCACGACCGCACCTACCACCTCGGCAACACCCCGGCCAAGGTGAGGAAGACGTTCTGGAACCTGATCGCCCGGGCCGACCGCTCTCCCATCGACGACGGTGGCCAGAAACTCACCGGCGACGACATCCGGGCCGCCTTGCGCGCCGAGTTCTTCAGCCCCAAGTACGCGGCCGAGGCCGTCATGAACCTCAAGAAGGCCGCCGACGGCCATGCCACCCCCGGCCGTTCGCTCGTACCGGCCGATCCGCAGGGGGAGCCCCGGCCCGCGGCTTCTTCCACCGCTCAGACGCCGGCCGACAACGGCTCGGCCGCGTTCTGGTCCGTCGTCTGCGGTGACACCGCGGCCTGGCCGCACGACCCCGAGCAGTACCGGCATGACGCGATCCGGAACAAGGCCGAGTACCCCGTCTACGGCGACTTCGGCTCCAACATCACGCCGTGCGCGTTCTGGAACAAGCCGGCCGAACCCGTCACCGCCGTGAACAACGACGTCGGCGTGCTCACCGTCCAGAACCAGTGGGACCCCCAGACACCTCTGGTCAGCGGCCTGGGAATGCACCGCGCCCTGAAAGGCTCGCGCATGGTGTACGTCCAGGGCGGCGAGGGCCACGGCGTCTACTCCGGCGACCCGCGCGCCTGCGCCAACATCGCCGTGAACTCCTACCTGAGCACCGGAACGCTCCCGGCGAAGGACGTCACCTGCAAGGTGTCCGGCCGTCAGAGCCCCGGTGTGAACCAGCGCATCGTCCCCGCACCACAGCACACACCGCAGGCGCCGCGCTTCTGA
- a CDS encoding GNAT family N-acetyltransferase, with protein sequence MDSIYARSSAAVTVRPARPDDAEAVRSIRNHAIEHSTALWTDTPQNPAQGVTWLAAHLERGSAFVAEADGEVAGFAVYGPWRELEGYRHTMENSVYVREDRHGLGIGSALLAALVTAAREAGHHVMIAGIEAENAASIRLHERFGFQHVGTVPEAGIKFGRRLALTLMRLPLT encoded by the coding sequence ATGGATTCAATATATGCAAGAAGTTCGGCCGCCGTGACCGTGCGCCCCGCCCGGCCCGATGACGCGGAGGCTGTCCGCTCGATCCGCAATCACGCGATCGAGCACTCGACCGCCCTGTGGACCGACACGCCGCAGAACCCGGCCCAGGGCGTCACCTGGCTCGCCGCCCACCTGGAGCGCGGCTCGGCGTTCGTCGCCGAGGCCGACGGCGAGGTGGCCGGGTTCGCGGTCTACGGCCCATGGCGCGAACTGGAGGGATACCGGCACACGATGGAGAACTCGGTCTACGTCCGCGAGGACCGGCACGGGCTCGGCATCGGATCCGCGCTCCTGGCCGCCCTCGTCACCGCGGCCCGTGAGGCCGGCCACCACGTCATGATCGCCGGCATCGAAGCCGAGAACGCCGCCTCGATCCGGCTCCATGAACGGTTCGGGTTCCAGCACGTCGGCACGGTCCCCGAGGCCGGCATCAAGTTCGGCCGCCGGCTCGCCCTGACGCTCATGCGCCTGCCCCTGACCTGA
- a CDS encoding SAM-dependent methyltransferase: MTDPATTPEPEMRQKIDTSVPHSARIWNYWLGGKDNYTVDEQAGDAYTAVFPGIVTIARSSRAFLHRNIAYLVREAGIRQFLDVGTGLPTADNTHEVAQRLAPEARIVYVDNDPMVLAHARALLYSSPEGATAYIDADVTDPERILAVAAETLDFDRPVGLILSNILGHVADHAQARAIATRLMDALPSGSYLSVNDGSLGIDPVFEQAQDVYNNSGAVPYNLRTVDEITAFFDGLELIEPGVVSVTQWRPDPGTPTPEVIAEHGGLARKP; this comes from the coding sequence ATGACCGACCCCGCGACGACACCGGAACCCGAGATGCGCCAGAAGATCGACACCTCGGTGCCGCACTCCGCCCGCATCTGGAACTACTGGCTCGGCGGCAAGGACAACTACACCGTCGACGAGCAGGCCGGCGACGCGTACACCGCCGTCTTCCCCGGCATCGTCACCATCGCCCGCAGCAGCCGTGCCTTTCTGCACCGCAACATCGCCTATCTGGTGCGGGAGGCGGGCATCCGGCAGTTCCTGGACGTCGGCACGGGCCTGCCGACCGCCGACAACACGCATGAGGTCGCCCAACGGCTCGCGCCTGAGGCGCGGATCGTCTACGTCGACAACGACCCGATGGTCCTGGCCCACGCCCGCGCCCTGCTCTACTCCTCCCCCGAGGGCGCGACCGCCTACATCGACGCCGACGTGACCGATCCGGAGCGGATCCTCGCGGTCGCCGCCGAGACACTGGACTTCGACCGCCCGGTCGGGCTGATCCTCAGCAACATCCTCGGGCATGTGGCCGACCACGCACAGGCCCGCGCCATCGCCACCCGCCTGATGGACGCCCTGCCGTCGGGCAGCTACCTCTCCGTCAACGACGGTTCACTCGGCATCGACCCCGTCTTCGAGCAGGCCCAGGACGTCTACAACAACAGCGGCGCCGTCCCGTACAACCTGCGCACCGTCGACGAGATCACCGCATTCTTCGACGGCCTGGAGCTCATCGAGCCCGGCGTAGTGTCGGTGACGCAGTGGCGCCCGGACCCCGGTACGCCCACCCCGGAAGTCATCGCCGAACACGGCGGCCTCGCCCGCAAGCCGTGA
- a CDS encoding sphingomyelin phosphodiesterase, with translation MVSRRTATALTAAAAAALLGFSGFAAPTASAGTSTDLSVFAWNVDLGTAIVDSTQHEKAAQRTPTIESIIRQHNADVVVLDENFNNTSTPDIVSKLADLYPYHTPVVGQTCSGGGWTGISGDCSNSLFVINGGTMILSKYPISAQYAHIFSNSTYGTWDYHANKGAALVQIDKNGATSWVVGTHLQADESDTSTDTTQSTRLAQLKEIRSWVDGIVGSSAPVLIGGDMNVEYYGGQSRGDYANAQSAVNGVLGTPATDPDQTLRTMDCPVSAWCQYMSGVESFPKDYRDDLDYIGYLNAPGRPTPAAMSAVKVDFDPQSGWTSGQTDTNAPSDHYPVEATFQLN, from the coding sequence ATGGTCTCGCGTCGTACAGCTACCGCCCTCACCGCCGCGGCGGCAGCCGCACTGCTCGGCTTCAGCGGCTTCGCGGCCCCCACTGCGAGCGCGGGCACCAGCACCGACCTCTCGGTGTTCGCATGGAACGTCGATCTCGGCACCGCGATCGTCGACAGCACCCAGCACGAGAAGGCGGCCCAGCGCACGCCCACCATCGAGTCGATCATCCGTCAGCACAACGCGGACGTGGTGGTGCTGGACGAGAACTTCAACAACACCTCGACCCCCGACATCGTCAGCAAGCTCGCCGACCTCTACCCGTACCACACCCCGGTCGTCGGCCAGACCTGCTCCGGGGGCGGCTGGACGGGCATCAGCGGTGACTGCTCCAACTCGCTGTTCGTCATCAACGGCGGCACGATGATCCTGTCCAAGTACCCGATCAGCGCGCAGTACGCACACATCTTCAGCAACTCCACCTACGGCACCTGGGACTACCACGCCAACAAGGGCGCCGCGCTGGTGCAGATCGACAAGAACGGGGCGACGAGCTGGGTGGTCGGCACCCATCTGCAGGCCGACGAGTCCGACACCTCCACCGACACGACCCAGTCCACCCGGCTCGCCCAGCTCAAGGAGATCCGCTCCTGGGTCGACGGCATCGTCGGTTCGAGTGCGCCGGTGCTGATCGGCGGAGACATGAACGTGGAGTACTACGGCGGCCAGTCGCGCGGCGACTACGCCAACGCCCAGAGCGCGGTGAACGGTGTGCTCGGCACCCCGGCCACCGACCCGGACCAGACCCTGCGGACCATGGACTGCCCGGTCTCCGCCTGGTGTCAGTACATGTCCGGCGTCGAGTCCTTCCCCAAGGACTACCGGGACGACCTCGACTACATCGGCTATCTGAACGCGCCGGGCCGCCCGACGCCGGCCGCGATGTCCGCGGTCAAGGTGGACTTCGACCCCCAGTCCGGCTGGACCAGCGGGCAGACCGACACCAACGCTCCCAGCGACCACTACCCGGTCGAGGCGACGTTCCAGCTCAACTGA
- a CDS encoding ArsR/SmtB family transcription factor, with product MEVQVASWDEDRAERSVAVLKAVADPSRYRLLWALSERELPVSRLAELIEAHVAATSQHLAKLRAAGLVTSRRDGTRIFYRATGPQVRALLESAVLATDEAMAAVSGEAPEAVGAAAPQERSAPARVARARRPATEH from the coding sequence ATGGAAGTGCAAGTAGCGTCATGGGACGAGGACCGGGCCGAGCGGTCGGTGGCGGTGCTCAAGGCCGTAGCGGACCCGTCGCGCTACCGGCTGCTGTGGGCGCTGAGCGAGCGGGAGCTGCCGGTCAGCCGCCTCGCCGAGCTGATCGAGGCGCACGTCGCGGCCACCTCCCAGCACCTGGCGAAGCTGCGTGCCGCCGGACTGGTCACCTCGCGGCGGGACGGCACGCGCATCTTCTACCGGGCCACCGGCCCGCAGGTGCGGGCGCTGCTGGAGAGCGCGGTGCTGGCCACCGACGAGGCCATGGCCGCGGTGTCCGGAGAGGCACCGGAGGCCGTGGGTGCGGCCGCCCCGCAGGAGCGGAGCGCTCCCGCACGGGTGGCCAGGGCCCGGCGGCCGGCCACGGAACACTGA
- a CDS encoding helix-turn-helix domain-containing protein: MSNIVDPLVERIAARVRTERERRRWTLAQLADASGVSQAMISRIERGESNPTAVVLGKLSAAFQLSVASLLALAEGPQDDFEGAAGVRRGTDTAEWRDPATGYRRRQITGPHFPAEIAEIRLPAGARVPYPAAAFAFVRQVVWVLDGRLTFHDGDAVHELGAGDTIELGEPAERVFTNTTDTECRYAVILTRDTTP, translated from the coding sequence ATGTCCAACATAGTAGATCCCCTGGTGGAGCGGATCGCGGCACGTGTCCGCACCGAGCGGGAACGCCGCCGCTGGACTCTGGCGCAGCTCGCCGATGCCTCCGGTGTCTCCCAGGCCATGATCAGCCGGATCGAGCGCGGCGAGAGCAACCCCACAGCCGTCGTTCTCGGCAAGCTGTCCGCCGCCTTCCAGCTCAGCGTCGCTTCCTTGCTCGCCCTCGCCGAAGGGCCGCAGGACGACTTCGAGGGTGCGGCAGGGGTGCGTCGCGGGACCGACACGGCCGAGTGGCGCGACCCCGCGACCGGCTACCGGCGCCGCCAGATCACCGGCCCGCACTTCCCCGCGGAGATCGCCGAGATCCGCCTGCCCGCCGGCGCCCGCGTGCCGTATCCGGCCGCCGCCTTCGCCTTCGTACGACAGGTCGTCTGGGTCCTCGACGGACGGCTGACCTTCCATGACGGCGACGCGGTCCATGAACTCGGCGCGGGCGACACCATCGAACTCGGCGAGCCCGCCGAGCGAGTCTTCACCAACACCACCGACACCGAATGCCGTTACGCCGTCATCCTCACCCGCGACACCACCCCGTGA
- a CDS encoding MgtC/SapB family protein, with product MANLTTFDFALRLAVGVACGALIGVERQWRARMAGLRTNALVAVGATLFVLYSEAVGDAGSPTRVASYVVSGIGFLGGGVILREGGGVRGLNTAATLWCSAAVGVLAASGRLALCLIGTATVLAVHVLLRPAGRLIDRVPQRDPDNEGVRATVHLICERNDETHVRALLSQALANDGLAPTGLRVRRDDEGSTSLRAAVALNGDPARALEQLIARLSLEPGVRDLHWHLDDTVLDSEREAVA from the coding sequence ATGGCGAACCTGACCACCTTCGACTTCGCACTCCGTCTCGCCGTCGGCGTCGCCTGCGGCGCTCTGATCGGCGTCGAGCGCCAGTGGCGCGCCCGCATGGCCGGACTGCGCACCAACGCCCTGGTGGCCGTCGGCGCCACGCTCTTCGTCCTCTACAGCGAGGCCGTCGGCGACGCCGGCAGCCCCACCCGGGTCGCCTCCTACGTCGTCTCCGGCATCGGTTTCCTCGGCGGCGGGGTCATCCTGCGCGAGGGCGGGGGTGTGCGCGGCCTCAACACCGCGGCCACGCTGTGGTGTTCGGCCGCGGTCGGCGTACTCGCCGCCTCCGGCCGGCTGGCGCTGTGCCTCATCGGAACGGCCACCGTGCTCGCCGTACACGTGCTGCTGCGCCCTGCGGGCCGACTGATCGACCGCGTTCCGCAGCGCGACCCCGACAACGAGGGTGTACGGGCCACCGTGCACCTGATCTGCGAGCGCAACGACGAGACGCATGTCCGGGCGCTGCTGTCCCAGGCCCTCGCGAACGACGGGCTCGCGCCCACCGGGCTGCGGGTACGGCGTGACGACGAGGGGAGCACCAGCCTGCGGGCCGCGGTCGCCCTGAACGGTGACCCGGCCCGGGCCCTGGAGCAGCTCATCGCCCGCCTGTCCCTGGAACCGGGCGTGCGTGACCTGCACTGGCATCTGGACGACACGGTGCTCGACTCGGAGCGGGAGGCAGTGGCATGA
- a CDS encoding winged helix-turn-helix transcriptional regulator, whose protein sequence is MRMHNADETCGIAQAALVLGDWWNVLVLREVARGHVRFDELAAEIGLSRKVLTERLGRLVAHGVLHRSLYQRRPVRYEYLLTDAGAALLPLLVAMQDWGDRWVLGDGSVTATATEDSAEHARVHALVGTRLPDGLELPGARGADLPLVSPDAAATVLFTYPGTGVDWGEPIPGAAGCTLENRLFRDAWPDFRRAGVDVRGISTQLPYEQAEFGSAEQVPYDLLSDARHHLAAALRLPTFRGAGRLRHKRLILVVDAERIVRHTLFPVVDIPHAVAQSLSLATESA, encoded by the coding sequence ATGAGGATGCACAACGCTGACGAGACCTGTGGCATCGCCCAGGCCGCGCTGGTCCTGGGGGACTGGTGGAACGTGCTGGTGCTGCGGGAAGTCGCCCGTGGGCACGTCCGTTTCGACGAGCTGGCCGCGGAGATCGGCCTGTCCCGCAAGGTCCTCACCGAGCGGCTCGGCCGGCTCGTCGCCCACGGCGTCCTGCACCGCAGCCTCTACCAGCGGCGGCCGGTGCGCTACGAATACCTGCTCACCGACGCCGGGGCCGCGCTGCTGCCGCTGCTGGTCGCCATGCAGGACTGGGGCGACCGCTGGGTGCTGGGCGACGGCAGCGTCACCGCGACGGCCACGGAGGACAGCGCCGAGCACGCCCGAGTGCACGCCCTGGTCGGCACCCGCCTGCCCGACGGCCTCGAACTGCCGGGCGCGCGGGGCGCCGACCTGCCCCTCGTCTCACCCGACGCGGCCGCGACCGTGCTGTTCACCTATCCCGGCACAGGAGTCGACTGGGGCGAGCCGATCCCCGGCGCCGCCGGCTGCACGCTGGAGAACCGGCTCTTCCGGGACGCCTGGCCGGACTTCCGGCGGGCGGGCGTGGACGTACGCGGCATCAGCACTCAACTCCCATACGAACAAGCAGAGTTCGGCAGCGCCGAACAAGTCCCCTACGATCTCCTCTCCGACGCCCGGCATCATCTGGCGGCGGCGCTGCGCCTGCCGACCTTCCGCGGCGCGGGCCGACTCCGGCACAAACGCCTGATCCTCGTCGTCGACGCCGAACGCATCGTGCGGCACACCCTCTTCCCAGTGGTCGACATCCCGCACGCCGTAGCCCAGAGCCTGAGCCTGGCCACCGAATCCGCCTGA
- a CDS encoding alpha/beta fold hydrolase — protein sequence MRTHALEAGDAERPALVLVHGAGQGGRMWRRQLGDLSGGFHVVAPDLPGFGGMPGPFTLAAAVESVTEITRQLRPTHLCGHSLGAIVAARVAAENPDLVARLILSGGPEIAPGRTSPRRLRIERHRLGRLVRATSDLGDRKGWIDMLDGLRTSDLTQVLPRIAVPTLVLCGKRDRAGLPDARRAAAAIPGAHLSVVPHSGHLLPMAAPHAFNAIVRAFLAPEPLVPRNPRGGGAGRVTGWCRG from the coding sequence GTGAGGACGCATGCTCTGGAAGCGGGCGATGCGGAGCGTCCGGCGCTCGTCCTGGTGCACGGGGCCGGGCAAGGCGGCCGGATGTGGCGACGACAGCTGGGCGACTTGTCCGGCGGCTTTCACGTTGTCGCCCCTGATCTGCCGGGGTTCGGCGGCATGCCGGGGCCGTTCACCTTGGCGGCGGCAGTCGAATCCGTCACCGAGATCACCCGACAGCTACGGCCAACTCACCTGTGCGGTCACTCGCTTGGGGCGATCGTGGCGGCACGGGTTGCGGCTGAGAACCCGGACCTCGTAGCCCGATTGATTCTGTCCGGTGGGCCTGAGATCGCCCCGGGCAGGACGTCGCCGCGGCGGCTGCGGATCGAACGGCATCGCCTCGGCCGGCTGGTCCGCGCGACCTCCGACCTCGGCGATCGCAAGGGGTGGATCGACATGCTGGACGGCTTGCGAACCAGCGACCTCACCCAGGTACTTCCGCGGATCGCCGTGCCCACGCTCGTGCTGTGCGGAAAGCGGGATCGCGCCGGTCTGCCGGACGCCCGACGGGCCGCGGCCGCCATCCCGGGAGCCCACCTGTCCGTGGTTCCGCACAGCGGCCATCTGCTGCCCATGGCGGCGCCGCATGCCTTCAATGCCATCGTCCGGGCATTCCTCGCCCCGGAACCCCTGGTACCCCGGAACCCCCGCGGGGGAGGGGCCGGCCGGGTCACGGGGTGGTGTCGCGGGTGA
- a CDS encoding Lrp/AsnC family transcriptional regulator, with protein sequence MDRIDRQILSILLSDGRATYQELGRQVRLSANTVADRVRRLQAVGVVRGYRAELNLAAFGRGMELLSDIRLREGVDRQAFEAQLHQVPQVVGAMRLTGDYDYQLRVACTDAREFETVIDRLKADLGVRELRSRLLLHEVPLGPDRVLEP encoded by the coding sequence ATGGACCGCATCGATCGGCAGATCCTCTCGATCCTCCTCAGCGACGGCCGGGCGACCTATCAGGAGTTGGGCCGTCAGGTCCGGCTCTCGGCCAACACCGTCGCCGACCGCGTACGCCGGCTCCAGGCCGTTGGAGTCGTCCGCGGATACCGGGCCGAGCTGAACCTGGCGGCGTTCGGGCGCGGGATGGAATTGCTCAGCGACATCCGTCTGCGCGAGGGCGTGGACCGCCAGGCCTTCGAGGCTCAGCTGCATCAAGTGCCCCAGGTCGTCGGCGCGATGCGGCTGACCGGGGACTACGACTACCAGCTACGCGTGGCCTGCACCGACGCCCGCGAGTTCGAAACGGTCATCGACCGGCTCAAGGCCGACCTCGGCGTACGGGAGTTGCGCAGCCGGCTCCTCCTGCACGAGGTGCCATTGGGGCCTGACCGCGTCCTGGAGCCCTGA